A single genomic interval of uncultured Desulfobacter sp. harbors:
- a CDS encoding sigma-54 dependent transcriptional regulator → MAAILIVDDDPIFCTPFTAYLKKLGHQCQTAQTFSQGAALSRDVDFDVVFLDVLLPDANGLECINYFINAPSSPELIIITGKSEISGAEMALENGAWDYLEKPPAYDDVKLTLKRALQFRDNKMVSPTREGFKSDFIIGRSPVLKKCLDLVAKSARTDGNLFISGETGTGKDLIANAVHMNSERAGAPFIAVDCTNLPDTLVENLLFGHAKGAFTGAVDKNDGLIKQADKGTLFLDEVGDLSPAAQKSILRVLQNKTFRPLGMNKELSCDFRLISATNRDLKEMVEQGTFRKDLFYRLVTHHIHLPPLRERPDDIVLLAEYYMEKICAQFGIRPKTMSDDFIDTLMVYDWKGNIRELISVLHAAVAGGLNEPRLNPHHLPVALRIFSRKKTWEEQRPLEQGIENGLGTDESGLPCLKDFRLLNEAQYLDALVRLSGGRIEKACTMAGVSRSGLYHLLEKHNKKLNP, encoded by the coding sequence GTGGCCGCCATCCTGATAGTTGATGACGATCCTATTTTTTGTACCCCGTTTACGGCGTACCTAAAAAAACTGGGGCACCAGTGCCAAACGGCCCAGACGTTTTCCCAGGGGGCGGCACTTTCCCGGGACGTGGATTTTGACGTGGTGTTTCTGGATGTCCTCCTGCCGGATGCCAATGGCCTGGAGTGCATCAATTATTTTATTAATGCCCCGTCATCCCCGGAATTGATCATCATCACCGGAAAATCGGAAATCTCAGGGGCGGAAATGGCCCTGGAAAACGGGGCCTGGGATTATCTGGAAAAACCGCCTGCATATGATGACGTCAAACTCACCCTGAAGCGGGCATTGCAGTTCAGGGACAATAAAATGGTCTCTCCCACCCGGGAAGGTTTCAAATCGGATTTTATCATCGGCCGGAGTCCTGTTTTGAAAAAATGCCTGGATCTGGTGGCCAAATCGGCCCGGACGGACGGTAACCTTTTTATTTCCGGAGAAACCGGTACCGGCAAGGATTTGATCGCCAATGCGGTTCACATGAACAGTGAAAGAGCCGGCGCCCCGTTCATTGCCGTGGACTGCACCAACCTGCCGGACACCCTGGTTGAAAACCTGCTGTTCGGCCATGCCAAAGGCGCCTTTACCGGTGCCGTAGACAAAAATGACGGACTGATCAAACAGGCAGACAAGGGCACCCTGTTCCTCGACGAGGTCGGGGACCTGTCCCCGGCCGCCCAGAAATCCATTTTAAGGGTGCTCCAGAACAAAACCTTCCGCCCTTTGGGAATGAATAAGGAACTGAGCTGTGATTTCAGGCTGATTTCCGCCACCAACCGGGATTTGAAAGAAATGGTGGAGCAGGGGACGTTCAGGAAAGACCTTTTCTATCGCCTGGTCACCCACCACATTCACCTGCCTCCGTTGCGGGAACGGCCCGATGACATCGTACTTCTGGCCGAGTATTACATGGAAAAAATCTGCGCCCAGTTTGGTATCCGGCCAAAGACCATGTCCGATGATTTCATTGATACTCTGATGGTGTACGACTGGAAAGGCAATATCAGGGAATTGATCTCCGTGCTCCATGCCGCCGTGGCCGGCGGCTTGAACGAACCACGGCTGAATCCCCACCATCTGCCCGTGGCCCTGAGGATTTTTTCCAGGAAAAAGACATGGGAGGAACAGCGCCCCTTGGAGCAGGGCATTGAAAACGGGCTCGGGACGGATGAATCCGGATTGCCTTGCCTCAAGGATTTCAGGCTACTGAATGAAGCCCAGTACCTGGATGCCCTGGTCCGATTGTCCGGGGGGCGTATTGAAAAAGCCTGCACCATGGCCGGGGTATCCCGGTCCGGACTCTACCACCTGCTGGAAAAGCATAACAAAAAATTGAATCCGTAA
- a CDS encoding aldehyde dehydrogenase family protein: MTDYAMIINGEKVFSDTTFDVINPATGEVFAQCPKGTVEQLDEAVAAARKAFPAWSGMADEKRVEIMNQMAGIIEQHQVELARLITREQGKTLSGPGSMFEAGGCQAWTQVTASLKLETELVDDNPEDTIELVRKPIGVVGSITPWNWPLLIAVWHIMPAIRVGCTVVLKPASYTPLSTLRLVELLNDVLPPGVLNVVSGSSDIGNAMSAHKDIDKVVFTGSIPVGQTIMGRAASNLKSLTLELGGNDAGIILPGTDITPLLEPLFWGCFINAGQTCAALKRLYVHEDDYDTVCEKFTEYVNKIPVGDGLDETNLIGPLGNAPQLEIVKQYVDDAKKQGARVLCGGEPASGPGYFYPLTLMADVTDDMDLVKEEQFGTALPIIKYSTIDEAVERANALDVGLGGSAWSNDPAKAKEVAMRLEAGTVWVNAHGKLHPMAPFGGVKLSGVGSEFGLEGLKAYTVNQVVSVAKPPQE, from the coding sequence ATGACGGATTATGCAATGATCATCAATGGCGAAAAAGTGTTTTCGGACACTACATTCGACGTGATCAATCCGGCAACGGGCGAGGTGTTTGCCCAATGCCCCAAGGGCACGGTTGAACAGCTGGATGAAGCGGTTGCAGCGGCCCGGAAGGCGTTCCCGGCATGGTCGGGCATGGCCGATGAAAAACGGGTGGAAATCATGAACCAAATGGCCGGTATTATTGAACAGCACCAGGTGGAACTGGCCCGGCTGATCACCCGTGAACAGGGCAAGACCCTTTCCGGACCCGGCTCCATGTTTGAAGCCGGCGGATGCCAAGCCTGGACCCAGGTCACGGCATCCCTAAAGCTTGAGACGGAACTTGTGGACGACAACCCGGAGGACACCATTGAACTGGTCAGGAAACCCATCGGCGTCGTGGGGTCCATCACGCCGTGGAACTGGCCCCTGCTCATTGCGGTCTGGCACATCATGCCCGCCATCCGGGTGGGGTGTACCGTGGTACTGAAACCGGCGTCCTACACACCGTTGTCCACCCTGCGCCTGGTGGAACTGCTCAATGACGTGCTGCCCCCGGGGGTCCTCAATGTGGTATCCGGCAGTTCCGACATCGGAAATGCCATGTCAGCCCACAAGGACATCGACAAGGTGGTGTTTACCGGCTCCATTCCCGTGGGACAAACCATCATGGGCCGGGCAGCGTCCAACTTAAAAAGCCTGACCTTGGAGCTGGGCGGCAACGATGCCGGTATTATCCTGCCGGGAACCGATATCACCCCCCTGCTGGAACCGTTGTTCTGGGGATGCTTCATCAATGCCGGCCAGACCTGTGCGGCCCTGAAACGTCTTTATGTCCATGAGGATGATTATGACACGGTCTGTGAAAAATTCACCGAATACGTAAACAAGATTCCCGTGGGCGACGGCCTGGATGAAACCAATCTTATCGGCCCCCTGGGCAATGCGCCGCAGCTGGAAATTGTCAAACAATATGTGGACGATGCCAAAAAACAGGGTGCCCGGGTGCTGTGCGGAGGTGAACCCGCTTCGGGTCCGGGATACTTTTACCCGTTGACCCTGATGGCCGATGTGACCGACGACATGGACCTGGTTAAAGAAGAACAGTTCGGCACGGCCCTGCCCATTATTAAATATTCAACGATTGATGAGGCGGTGGAACGAGCAAACGCCCTTGATGTGGGGCTGGGGGGATCGGCATGGTCCAATGATCCGGCAAAGGCCAAAGAAGTGGCCATGCGCCTCGAAGCCGGTACGGTCTGGGTCAATGCCCATGGAAAACTGCATCCCATGGCGCCTTTCGGCGGGGTCAAGCTCTCCGGTGTGGGATCTGAATTTGGTCTTGAGGGCCTCAAGGCCTATACCGTAAACCAGGTGGTCAGTGTGGCCAAACCACCACAGGAATAG
- the peaA gene encoding quinohemoprotein amine dehydrogenase subunit alpha: protein MRKTAKWNMGVILLLSVLLAGSTAFGEGLFNENSMVRQKCAACHKPDPQGRLEVIEETRKTMEEWKVVVDRMIRLNSAPLNDEDFYPVIKELSRDLCLTPAESRDVAYLNSDENSQYREIPKDDLEVRIFTACVRCHTFGKIKSHRNTPSQWDEVRNLHLGYYPTTVPQMREMNWFKESKELNEHLSKVFPFDTPEYRDWLKNRKDQDLSGSWTIAGYQPGMGYYQGSYTLTPDTAKGEDEYKIQKNVQYQSGFSVSSLGTATLYSEYHLRYELAPTPLTGRIEGVFDLDADTGEFAGKWWTVVQDTNAYGNESFYKADGPARIMAAFPQSLKKNTGEPQTLTLVGVNLPANPSPADLSFSNAGIKLLDIVQSGPSGLTVTVDVGQQASVGMADINLKDLTYKGLKVFENVDAIAVSPRIGRARVSCGAAYPPQGVQFVARGISFGPDGKQGTADDLVLDPVNAQWSLSEEKTREDDDDMQYLNAPIANGLYTPVTTYAPIKTRKQNREGVGLIAVTASFEDGSVKLTDKVRLAVTVPDFITHIK from the coding sequence ATGAGAAAAACAGCAAAATGGAACATGGGCGTCATCCTGCTGCTATCAGTGCTGTTAGCAGGGTCGACCGCTTTTGGGGAGGGGCTTTTTAACGAGAACTCCATGGTTCGGCAAAAATGTGCGGCCTGCCACAAACCAGACCCCCAGGGCCGTCTTGAGGTAATTGAAGAAACCCGCAAGACAATGGAAGAGTGGAAAGTGGTGGTGGACCGGATGATCCGGCTCAACAGCGCCCCGTTAAATGACGAGGACTTTTATCCGGTTATTAAAGAACTGAGCCGGGACCTGTGCTTGACACCGGCGGAATCCAGGGATGTCGCGTATCTCAACAGCGATGAAAACAGCCAGTACAGGGAGATTCCCAAAGACGATCTGGAAGTCCGCATTTTTACGGCCTGTGTCCGGTGCCACACCTTTGGAAAAATCAAGTCCCACCGGAATACACCAAGCCAGTGGGACGAGGTCCGGAACCTTCACTTAGGTTACTATCCCACCACCGTACCCCAGATGCGGGAAATGAACTGGTTTAAAGAGTCCAAGGAATTAAACGAGCACCTGTCCAAAGTGTTCCCATTTGACACCCCTGAATACCGGGACTGGCTCAAAAACAGGAAAGATCAAGATTTGTCCGGTTCCTGGACCATTGCCGGGTATCAGCCCGGGATGGGCTATTATCAAGGCAGCTACACCCTGACGCCGGACACGGCCAAAGGAGAAGACGAATACAAAATCCAAAAAAATGTACAATACCAGAGCGGATTTTCCGTTTCTTCCCTGGGAACAGCCACCCTGTATAGCGAATACCATCTTAGATACGAACTGGCCCCGACCCCGTTAACGGGACGGATTGAAGGTGTGTTTGACCTGGATGCCGACACCGGCGAGTTCGCGGGAAAATGGTGGACCGTGGTTCAGGATACCAATGCATACGGCAATGAATCTTTCTACAAGGCCGACGGGCCGGCGCGGATCATGGCCGCCTTTCCCCAGAGCCTGAAAAAAAATACCGGCGAACCCCAGACCCTGACCCTGGTTGGCGTCAACCTGCCGGCCAATCCGTCTCCGGCGGATCTGTCCTTTTCCAATGCCGGAATAAAGCTGTTGGACATTGTTCAGTCCGGCCCGTCCGGCCTGACCGTGACCGTGGATGTGGGGCAGCAGGCGTCTGTGGGAATGGCTGACATCAATTTAAAAGATCTGACCTACAAGGGACTCAAGGTATTTGAAAACGTCGATGCCATTGCCGTATCCCCCCGTATCGGACGGGCACGGGTCAGCTGCGGTGCGGCCTATCCGCCCCAGGGGGTTCAGTTTGTTGCACGGGGGATTTCCTTTGGCCCGGACGGCAAGCAGGGGACTGCCGACGACCTGGTCCTGGATCCCGTCAATGCCCAATGGAGCCTGTCAGAGGAAAAAACCCGGGAAGACGATGATGACATGCAATACCTGAACGCCCCCATTGCCAATGGGCTTTATACACCGGTGACCACCTATGCGCCCATTAAAACCAGAAAGCAGAACAGAGAAGGCGTGGGCCTCATTGCCGTAACCGCTTCATTTGAAGACGGATCCGTAAAATTGACTGACAAGGTCAGACTGGCAGTCACTGTTCCGGATTTTATCACCCATATAAAATAG
- a CDS encoding radical SAM protein: MEQVKIADHKRFTAQGKDFVFLTRTGTIFEIEPESSVGSVLDHGTAGQAFRQSDLFTIVEGTDREKQALWNDLLASHVLISEGTSTKEQPEYPVDMPINTLVLHVTEACNLMCRYCYHDDGNGTDRVSTSMDQDVARQAVDFLFDNSGNLEALVLVFFGGEPLLKPKLISDTIAYADRKAVDSGKKISYAMTTNGTVLTDKVIAFIREHRIGMTVSIDGTRAVHDRFRIFPDGSPSYDVILPGVKKLLGTGMTKPVVARVTLAKAVGDIHQSLNHLLDLGFAEAGFSPVTSGENGFVLDKVQMNVLLDQFQTLSDLFVDMALENRFLGFTNLVDLLVNLHEGEVRHYPCGAGLGMFSVDPQGGLFLCQRLTHDQAAHMGDVFNGFNRTKLAAFRKDAGLSNKKPCDGCWAASICAGGCYHEAGIRQGSLLSPNLHYCQWIKSWIETGLNAYARLSGQAPEFLDNLSLLRGHEPLPESII, encoded by the coding sequence ATGGAACAGGTAAAAATTGCAGATCATAAACGCTTTACGGCCCAGGGCAAAGACTTTGTCTTTTTAACACGGACCGGGACCATATTTGAAATAGAACCGGAATCCTCTGTTGGATCTGTTCTGGATCACGGCACGGCCGGACAAGCCTTTAGACAATCCGATCTGTTTACCATTGTGGAAGGAACCGACAGGGAAAAACAGGCATTGTGGAATGATCTGCTGGCCAGTCATGTCCTGATATCCGAAGGGACATCGACCAAGGAGCAACCGGAATACCCGGTTGACATGCCCATCAACACCCTGGTTCTCCATGTCACCGAGGCCTGCAACCTCATGTGCCGGTATTGTTACCATGATGACGGAAACGGCACCGACCGTGTCTCCACATCCATGGACCAGGACGTGGCCCGGCAGGCCGTGGATTTTCTGTTTGACAACAGTGGCAACCTGGAGGCTCTGGTATTGGTTTTCTTTGGCGGGGAGCCCCTGCTTAAGCCAAAGCTGATATCAGACACCATTGCCTACGCAGACAGAAAAGCCGTAGATTCAGGGAAGAAGATCTCCTATGCCATGACCACCAACGGCACCGTCCTGACCGACAAAGTAATTGCATTCATCCGGGAACACCGGATCGGTATGACCGTGAGCATTGACGGTACCAGGGCCGTTCACGACCGGTTCCGCATTTTCCCGGACGGGTCGCCATCCTATGATGTGATTCTGCCCGGGGTCAAAAAACTGCTGGGCACCGGCATGACCAAACCGGTAGTGGCCCGGGTCACCCTGGCCAAAGCGGTGGGGGATATCCATCAATCCCTGAACCATCTGCTGGATCTGGGGTTTGCCGAAGCAGGCTTTTCACCGGTAACCTCCGGAGAAAATGGATTTGTGCTGGACAAGGTTCAAATGAATGTGCTGCTGGATCAGTTTCAAACCTTGTCGGATCTCTTTGTGGACATGGCTCTGGAAAACCGGTTCCTGGGATTCACCAACCTGGTTGACCTTTTGGTCAACCTTCACGAAGGCGAGGTCAGGCATTACCCCTGTGGTGCGGGGTTGGGCATGTTTTCCGTTGATCCCCAAGGGGGGCTTTTCCTGTGCCAGCGGCTGACCCACGACCAGGCCGCCCACATGGGTGATGTCTTTAACGGGTTTAACCGGACCAAACTGGCAGCGTTCCGGAAAGATGCGGGACTTTCCAATAAGAAACCCTGTGACGGTTGCTGGGCTGCATCCATCTGTGCCGGCGGCTGTTACCATGAAGCCGGTATCCGGCAGGGAAGCCTTCTTTCGCCCAATCTGCACTATTGCCAATGGATTAAATCGTGGATTGAAACCGGTCTGAACGCATATGCCCGGCTTTCCGGACAGGCCCCGGAGTTTCTGGACAACCTGTCCCTGCTCAGGGGGCATGAGCCGCTGCCTGAATCAATAATATGA
- a CDS encoding transporter, translating to MKKLWIALFVLIAFAGLMTPASADVLDPLDNSSAPVGTTVLVSYFGYIHLPEYEDQDGNTIDIGTDVSYAAFRPVYFAGKVFGKTWGVNGVIPFQHVSIDNDESLSGVGDLVVGPFIFLYENFETQTFLSFWEFAYTPTGHDDVSNDSWWFQHQLAFGWYPGPWSLDVCANYWQKDEDGDGNDVSDAFELEAVVAYGITDKLRLGVQAAWWKDFDDIEDPDGNTLSGTQGENLKLGINLGYALQENLILNLRYMHDVESDAYTKGSWTYLRLTYIF from the coding sequence ATGAAAAAATTATGGATTGCTTTGTTTGTTTTAATCGCTTTTGCCGGGTTAATGACCCCGGCTTCAGCCGATGTCCTGGATCCCCTGGACAATTCATCAGCGCCTGTAGGCACAACGGTGCTGGTCTCTTATTTCGGATACATTCATCTGCCGGAGTATGAAGACCAGGACGGGAACACCATTGATATTGGAACGGACGTCAGCTATGCCGCTTTCAGACCGGTTTATTTTGCCGGAAAAGTGTTTGGAAAAACCTGGGGCGTCAACGGCGTCATCCCGTTTCAGCATGTTTCAATCGACAATGACGAAAGCCTGAGCGGTGTCGGAGATCTGGTGGTCGGTCCGTTTATATTTCTGTATGAAAACTTTGAAACCCAGACCTTTCTGTCCTTTTGGGAATTTGCCTATACGCCCACGGGACATGACGACGTATCCAATGATTCCTGGTGGTTTCAGCACCAACTGGCCTTTGGCTGGTATCCCGGTCCTTGGTCTCTGGACGTATGCGCTAACTACTGGCAAAAAGATGAGGACGGTGACGGAAACGACGTGTCCGATGCCTTTGAGCTGGAAGCTGTGGTTGCATACGGGATAACGGACAAGCTGCGTCTCGGCGTTCAAGCGGCCTGGTGGAAAGACTTTGATGATATTGAAGACCCCGACGGTAACACCCTTTCCGGCACCCAAGGTGAAAATCTGAAATTAGGCATCAACCTGGGTTATGCACTTCAGGAAAATCTCATCCTCAATTTAAGGTATATGCACGATGTGGAATCAGACGCCTATACAAAAGGCTCCTGGACCTACCTGCGCCTGACCTACATATTTTAA
- the qhpC gene encoding quinohemoprotein amine dehydrogenase subunit gamma, with translation MKKKGLKPLNKKAKKMEHEVQGMSDDPIMTSMPIGCTTIFDTGWETNPRPETPMSNCLSSARDFSACSGTCWWPAQTPDNVTNFPHYQNQCQAIERDWRNLNFVNKR, from the coding sequence ATGAAAAAAAAAGGGTTAAAACCACTAAATAAAAAAGCAAAAAAAATGGAACATGAGGTCCAGGGAATGTCGGACGATCCCATCATGACCAGCATGCCCATCGGCTGCACCACCATCTTTGACACCGGGTGGGAAACCAATCCCCGTCCCGAGACCCCCATGAGCAACTGCCTGTCCAGTGCCAGGGATTTCAGCGCCTGTTCCGGAACCTGCTGGTGGCCGGCCCAGACCCCGGACAATGTGACTAACTTTCCCCATTACCAGAACCAGTGCCAGGCCATTGAACGGGACTGGAGAAACCTGAATTTCGTGAACAAACGATAA
- a CDS encoding NapC/NirT family cytochrome c, which translates to MQSKSKKKLILILIAIVLPAIALAAHELSVVYLQDKTCVVCHEMTDPIEKWKSSGTAKNHRNCAKCHFDSGLEGWMHMNKSAVRFFVEHFKRDPDAPILPKEEPLFLDVDKEPGYWSHVPNSRCFSCKNVENHKPEDQVRIHKKLIKNIAAQPCKDCHNHEMRNGQKFFEPVTAEAS; encoded by the coding sequence ATGCAATCCAAATCCAAAAAAAAATTAATCCTGATCCTCATCGCTATTGTGCTGCCTGCCATCGCACTGGCTGCCCATGAATTATCAGTGGTTTATCTTCAGGATAAAACCTGTGTCGTCTGTCATGAAATGACAGATCCCATTGAAAAATGGAAGTCGTCGGGAACGGCCAAGAACCACAGGAACTGTGCCAAATGCCATTTCGATTCCGGACTTGAGGGATGGATGCACATGAACAAATCCGCTGTCCGGTTTTTTGTCGAGCATTTCAAGCGTGATCCGGATGCCCCGATCCTTCCCAAGGAAGAGCCTCTTTTTCTTGACGTGGACAAAGAACCGGGCTATTGGAGCCATGTCCCCAATTCCCGGTGTTTTTCCTGTAAAAATGTTGAAAATCATAAACCGGAGGACCAGGTCCGAATCCACAAAAAACTGATTAAAAACATTGCAGCCCAGCCCTGCAAGGACTGCCACAACCATGAGATGAGAAACGGGCAGAAATTTTTTGAACCGGTCACGGCCGAGGCCAGCTGA
- a CDS encoding U32 family peptidase, with translation MNIITPIRSLEELEMLISNGADELYCGLKTREWDEIFSENLWMNRRSPDQANITSFKDLETLIAVAHENAIKVSITLNAPFYPENSMAYMRTLCGRLADMGVDAVIVSDLNLLVELSRLNLGLRIHLSSLGACFNSYSVPFYKSLGVKRVILPRQLILPEIKAIVTTHSDDMEFEVFAVNDGCYFEESFCQTSHTLGAFCLTDWAITPLGTDSPGTESETVYQDLKKRLAHFKTYLWYQNNCGSSFQQDGLPNGPCSLCQFGDFRDWGVTAVKLVGREASFHRKMGSLQLVKAVRDKALQTQNRDRIMDYAKQLRQTPEYCDSGYMCYFKEH, from the coding sequence ATGAATATCATTACCCCCATTCGCTCCCTTGAAGAGTTGGAAATGCTGATTTCCAATGGTGCGGATGAACTGTACTGCGGCTTAAAAACAAGGGAATGGGACGAAATCTTCAGTGAAAACCTGTGGATGAACCGAAGAAGCCCGGACCAGGCCAACATCACGTCATTCAAGGATCTTGAGACCCTGATTGCTGTGGCCCATGAGAATGCCATCAAAGTGAGCATCACCCTGAATGCGCCGTTTTATCCTGAAAACAGCATGGCTTATATGCGAACCTTGTGCGGCCGGCTTGCAGACATGGGCGTGGACGCAGTGATTGTTTCAGATTTGAACCTGCTGGTGGAACTGTCCCGTCTGAACCTGGGCTTACGGATTCATTTAAGCAGCCTGGGCGCCTGTTTCAATTCCTATTCCGTACCGTTTTACAAATCCCTGGGGGTTAAGCGCGTCATTCTACCCCGCCAGTTGATCCTGCCTGAAATAAAGGCCATCGTCACCACGCACAGCGATGACATGGAGTTTGAAGTGTTCGCGGTGAACGACGGATGCTATTTTGAAGAATCATTCTGCCAGACCAGCCACACCCTGGGCGCATTTTGTCTCACCGACTGGGCAATCACGCCCCTGGGAACCGACAGCCCCGGAACCGAAAGTGAAACCGTTTACCAGGATTTAAAAAAACGCCTGGCACACTTTAAAACCTATCTTTGGTATCAGAACAATTGTGGCTCCAGTTTCCAGCAGGACGGCCTGCCCAACGGCCCCTGCAGTCTGTGTCAATTCGGCGATTTCAGGGACTGGGGCGTCACCGCCGTTAAATTAGTGGGAAGAGAAGCGTCGTTTCACCGGAAAATGGGCAGTCTGCAACTGGTCAAAGCCGTCCGGGACAAAGCGCTGCAAACCCAAAACCGCGACAGGATAATGGATTATGCCAAACAGCTTCGCCAAACCCCTGAATACTGTGATTCAGGATACATGTGCTACTTCAAAGAACATTAA
- a CDS encoding ABC transporter ATP-binding protein, with translation MPNSFAKPLNTVIQDTCATSKNIKKEPLDPSILEQMGYLGSYLKPHKKILIFSLILSALSTALGMLQPWFAKILIDRVFLGNQPGILFQILGVLILLLVVGFGVRVANRYLYTKYSARILFAMREDLFGHLQRIPLVYFSKNKIGDIYSRIASDMADIQALVTDIFPKYLFDFLTFIITAVILFWLNWEMALMSLAILPFAVWVVQAIKPKLFALSEDLAKTNAGIAHFLFESLSNTAAIRAFGAEKSENEKLSAKQSGVLDLLLRFQVLGAVSGSVPTAFAIVNTLIVFGFGGWKVLEGNLTIGTLVAFSVYQGRVFGPLQGLLDGILSIQKSKVALKRVREILDISPCADQTGDQVLSPALSAKDLVIEDLSFSYDGRTPVFKDLSFTIPHGKTTALAGESGIGKTTLCHLFMRLYTPGAGTITWGGQDIHSLDRNWFRTQMAMVSQETFLFHTSILENIRFFKPDADIETVKKAAKAAQIHEFIESLPKGYDTLVGDRGTRLSGGQKQRLSIARAILMDPKILILDEATAFLDKTAEQGIKQTLKDLMKNKTIILVSHRKTAISHAHHLVVLGKDGLIFQGRPQEFGPGIYHDT, from the coding sequence ATGCCAAACAGCTTCGCCAAACCCCTGAATACTGTGATTCAGGATACATGTGCTACTTCAAAGAACATTAAAAAAGAACCGCTTGATCCGTCTATCTTGGAGCAGATGGGTTATCTGGGGTCTTACCTGAAACCCCACAAAAAGATATTGATCTTTTCTTTAATTTTAAGCGCCTTGAGTACGGCGCTTGGCATGCTTCAGCCCTGGTTTGCCAAAATTCTCATCGACCGGGTGTTCCTGGGCAATCAACCCGGGATTCTGTTTCAGATCCTGGGGGTATTGATTCTGCTGCTTGTGGTGGGATTCGGGGTCAGGGTCGCCAACCGGTATCTGTATACCAAATACTCGGCCCGGATTCTTTTTGCCATGCGAGAAGACCTGTTCGGCCACCTCCAGAGAATCCCCCTGGTCTATTTTTCAAAAAACAAAATTGGGGATATTTATTCCAGAATTGCCTCGGATATGGCCGATATCCAGGCACTGGTCACGGATATTTTCCCTAAATACTTATTTGATTTTTTAACCTTCATCATCACGGCCGTCATCCTGTTCTGGCTGAATTGGGAAATGGCCCTGATGAGCCTTGCCATCCTGCCCTTTGCCGTCTGGGTGGTCCAGGCCATCAAACCCAAACTTTTCGCCCTTTCCGAGGATCTTGCCAAAACCAATGCCGGTATTGCCCATTTTTTATTTGAATCTCTGTCCAATACAGCGGCCATCCGGGCCTTTGGCGCAGAAAAATCAGAAAACGAAAAGCTATCTGCCAAACAGTCCGGGGTCCTGGACCTGCTGCTCCGGTTCCAGGTGCTGGGGGCGGTTTCCGGTTCCGTACCCACGGCCTTTGCCATTGTGAACACCTTAATCGTATTTGGATTTGGCGGATGGAAGGTCCTGGAAGGAAATTTGACCATCGGCACCCTGGTGGCCTTTTCCGTTTACCAGGGCCGGGTATTCGGTCCCCTCCAGGGACTGCTGGACGGGATATTGTCCATTCAAAAGTCGAAGGTGGCCCTGAAACGGGTCCGTGAAATCCTGGATATTTCCCCCTGTGCGGATCAGACTGGAGATCAGGTGCTGAGCCCGGCGTTGTCCGCCAAGGACCTGGTCATAGAGGACTTAAGTTTTTCCTATGACGGCCGGACCCCGGTGTTCAAAGATTTATCATTTACCATTCCCCATGGGAAAACAACAGCCCTTGCCGGGGAAAGCGGCATCGGGAAAACCACCTTGTGCCACCTTTTCATGCGGCTCTACACCCCGGGTGCCGGCACCATCACCTGGGGCGGACAAGACATCCACAGTCTGGACCGGAACTGGTTCAGAACCCAAATGGCCATGGTCTCCCAGGAAACCTTTTTGTTTCATACCTCCATTCTGGAAAATATCCGTTTTTTTAAACCGGATGCAGATATCGAAACAGTAAAAAAAGCGGCCAAAGCCGCCCAAATCCATGAGTTCATCGAATCGCTGCCCAAAGGGTATGACACCCTTGTGGGGGACCGGGGCACCCGCCTGTCCGGGGGGCAGAAACAGCGGCTGAGCATTGCCAGGGCCATTCTGATGGATCCCAAAATCCTGATCCTGGACGAAGCCACGGCCTTTCTGGATAAAACTGCAGAACAAGGCATCAAGCAGACCCTGAAAGACCTGATGAAAAACAAAACCATTATTCTGGTCAGCCACCGGAAAACAGCCATCAGCCATGCCCATCACCTGGTGGTCCTGGGCAAAGACGGCCTTATTTTCCAGGGAAGGCCCCAGGAATTTGGTCCGGGAATTTATCATGACACCTGA